The segment AAACCCTTGACAAGATGAATATTTTTTATATTATACCATAAAACTTTTTAGGTTTTTTAAAAAAGTAAAGGATAATTGGAGGTTTCAAAAGCCTCAAAAAGAAGGGGTTTATATTTTTATTATATTAAGGAGGTATATAATGGCGAAGGGCAAGTTTGATAGGACGAAGCCGCATTTAAATGTTGGGACGATTGGACATGTAGATCATGGGAAGTCCACGTTGACTTCTGCGATAACAAAGGTTTTATCGGCTAAGGGGTTAGCTGAGTTTGTTCCATTTGATCAGATAGATAAAGCTCCGGAGGAGAAGGCGAGGGGTATAACGATTCAGTTAGCTCATATTGAGTATGAGACGGAGAAGAGGCATTATGCTCACATAGATTGTCCTGGTCATGCTGATTACATAAAGAATATGATAACTGGTGCTGCTCAGATGGATGGTGCAATATTAGTT is part of the candidate division WOR-3 bacterium genome and harbors:
- a CDS encoding GTP-binding protein, giving the protein MAKGKFDRTKPHLNVGTIGHVDHGKSTLTSAITKVLSAKGLAEFVPFDQIDKAPEEKARGITIQLAHIEYETEKRHYAHIDCPGHADYIKNMITGAAQMDGAILVVSAPDSVMPQTREHVLLARQVNVPAIVVYVNKVDMVEDPELLDLV